The DNA region TCGACGAGACGTACGACCTGTTCCTGGACCTGGACGCGGACGAGGACCAGATCGAGTTCCCGATCGTCTACGCCTGCGCCCGTGACGGCGTCGCCTCGCTGACCAAGCCGGAGGACGGCACCGTCCCGGCCGACAGCGACAACCTGGAACCGTTCTTCTCCACGATCCTGGCGCACGTCCCGGCCCCGGAGTACGACGAGGACGCCCCGCTGCAGGCCCACGTCACCAACCTGGACGCCGACAACTTCCTCGGCCGTATCGCGCTCTGCCGCGTCGAGCAGGGCGAGCTGCGCAAGGGCCAGAGCGTCACCTGGATCAAGCGCGACGGCACGATGTCCAACGTCCGCATCACCGAGCTGCTGATGACCGAGGCGCTCACCCGCAAGGCGGCCGAGGTGGCGGGCCCCGGTGACATCTGCGCCATCGCCGGTATCCCGGACATCATGATCGGCGAGACCCTGGCCGACCCCGAGAACCCGATCGCGCTGCCGCTGATCACGGTCGACGAGCCGGCCATCTCGATGACCATCGGTACGAACACCTCGCCGCTGGTCGGCAAGGGCGGCAAGGGCCACAAGGTCACCGCCCGCCAGGTGAAGGACCGCCTGGACCGCGAGCTGATCGGTAACGTCTCGCTCCGCGTCCTGGACACCGAGCGCCCCGACGCCTGGGAGGTCCAGGGCCGTGGTGAGCTCGCGCTGGCCATCCTCGTCGAGCAGATGCGCCGCGAGGGCTTCGAGCTCACGGTCGGCAAGCCGGAGGTCGTCACCAAGCAGGTCGACGGCAAGACGCACGAGCCGATCGAGCGCATGACGATCGACTCCCCCGAGGAGCACCTCGGCGCGATCACCCAGCTGATGGCGACCCGCAAGGGCCGCATGGAGACCATGACGAACCACGGTTCGGGCTGGGTCCGCATGGAGTGGATCGTCCCGTCCCGCGGCCTCATCGGCTTCCGTACGGAGTTCCTGACGCAGACCCGCGGTACGGGCATCGCGCACTCCATCTTCGAGGGCCACGAGCCGTGGTTCGGCGAGCTGCGCACCCGTCACAACGGCTCGCTGGTCGCCGACCGCTCGGGTTCCGTGACGCCGTTCGCCATGGTCAACCTCCAGGAGCGCGGTGTCATCTTCACCGAGGCCGG from Streptomyces sp. NBC_01591 includes:
- the typA gene encoding translational GTPase TypA, with the protein product MPTRHDIRNVAIVAHVDHGKTTLVDAMLKQAGAFAAHAAEHLDDRMMDSNDLEREKGITILAKNTAVKYHPKDGGDPITINIIDTPGHADFGGEVERGLSMVDAVVLLVDASEGPLPQTRFVLRKALSAKMPVILCINKTDRPDSRIAEVVDETYDLFLDLDADEDQIEFPIVYACARDGVASLTKPEDGTVPADSDNLEPFFSTILAHVPAPEYDEDAPLQAHVTNLDADNFLGRIALCRVEQGELRKGQSVTWIKRDGTMSNVRITELLMTEALTRKAAEVAGPGDICAIAGIPDIMIGETLADPENPIALPLITVDEPAISMTIGTNTSPLVGKGGKGHKVTARQVKDRLDRELIGNVSLRVLDTERPDAWEVQGRGELALAILVEQMRREGFELTVGKPEVVTKQVDGKTHEPIERMTIDSPEEHLGAITQLMATRKGRMETMTNHGSGWVRMEWIVPSRGLIGFRTEFLTQTRGTGIAHSIFEGHEPWFGELRTRHNGSLVADRSGSVTPFAMVNLQERGVIFTEAGTEVYEGMIVGENSRADDMDVNITKEKKLTNMRAASADTTENVVPARKLSLEQSLEFCREDECIEVTPETVRIRKVVLDQKERGRAASRAKR